The Bacteroidia bacterium genomic interval CCTATCAAAAGAGTTTTCAGGAGAAAGTCAGCTCAAATAAAATTTCTGTAAATCGCTACCTCATGATTGCCGCCTCTGTTTTCCTGATTGCTTGTTCATTTGCAGTAGGATATTATAGTGGGGACAAAAGCACGCTAATTGCAGAAGAGGAAAAGGGAGACATACACAGCCTGAAAGAAGAAATTCGGGACATGAAATCCCTCATGGTTCAAAACTTCCTTGACCAGAAGCAGAACCACCAAAAATTGTATGCCTTGAGCCTTGCCTCTCAATTTGATTCTATAGAGGGCGAAGTGCTGGATCGGGTTCTGACTACACTCAAACATGATGAGAATGTAAATATTCGTCTGGCTGCTGCAGACTTACTTTATCAATTTGCCGCCAATCAGGAAGTTCAACAAGGTTTGGTAGAAGTATTTCCCAATCAGGAATCTCCCCTTGTTGTCCTCGAATTGGTCAGAATCATCAAAAGTCTTCAGCCCGCAACTTCTCAGGCATTACTAGATGAAATCATAAAACAAGAAAGCTTACAGGATTCTCTCAAAGAGCAGATCCTGACTACCTATAAAGCGATTTAACCTAAAGCATTAATTAAAATGAGAACATTCCTATCCAGCCTATTTATAGGCCTGAATCTCCTATGCCTTTCATTCAGTGCTTTTACTCAAAAGCCATTGACAGCTGAAGACCTTTTGCCCTATACCACTCACTTCGACCTCAAGGAAAATCTAAGCCTTGAGGGGGAAGTAGTTGACATCCTGGAAAAAGAAATTCAGGCACACCAATTTGTGGGTTTGGCAGAGCTGCATCGTTCCAAAAATCTAAGCCTGTTTACAGTCGCTTTCCTTAAACTCCTCCATAAACATGAGTTCGATTATTTTGCGATGGAACTGGGCCCCATTTCTGCGCAATTCCTTCAAAAATATGCTGAAAATCCGGATCAGGTAGGCGAGCGAATAAAACAGATCAATCGAAGCTATGGAAGCAAAACCTTTGATATTGCGCCCTTTGTATTTGCCGATAGAAAGGAGGACGCCCTTTTTATGGAAGAAGCCGCTCGATTGGATTTCGAATTCTGGGGCCTAGATCAGGAGTTTTTTGATTCCTTCGAGCTTCATTTGGACTCCATTTATGCCACAGCTGATAAAAAAGGGGGAGAGATCGAAAGCTTATACAAGGAGTGTAAATCGAACATTCGAAAATGGAGGAGAAAAGAATTGTGGAAGGGGAATTTCGCCTACACCTGTAAGCTTCTTGAAGATGAATCTCTCAATGATTTTTTTTCCTCTTTTAAAGGAAACCTCATTGCGGAGCCTCATATAGATGCCGTAAAAAGCAGTCTGAGAATCTATTGTAAAAATGAGCAGGGCAAAGGTAGCAACCAGGAACGAGCCTATTATATGCAATCCAATTTTGAGCAGAGGTATAAGCAAGCACAAAAAGAGAAGGAACAGCCTCGGGTATTTATCAAAATGGGTTCGGTACATTTGAGTAAAGGGACTTCCATTTTTGGGGTAGACGATATGGGAAAGTTTTTGGAAGAAAAGGCAGCTTTAGAAAAGACCGCCTACCTGAATATCAGACACCTCAGGCGATTTCGAAATGGGAAGGATCTCATTGGGAAGAAAGGCTGGGAAGAAGTAGGCCTACTCATGAAACTAGGAAAGAAGGATCGTTGGACCCTGACAGATCTTAGACCGATGAGAAAGGCTTTGCAAAGAGGCGAAATACAAGTGGACAAACATATCAGTTATGAACTGATGAATTTTGATTTTCTCCTCATTCCCCCGAATGACAAAAAATCGAAACCCAATTTTTAACCCAAAATCAGATCTATCCTAATCTCAGCCAGGCTTTTCTCATGCATGAGCAAGGCCTGGCCTTTATAGTTAGTACAGTTTATGGAAATAGGATATAAATTGCTTCTTCCTATAAAAGATAGCTGTAGGAGTTCGGCCTAAAGAACTGCCCGATTTCGACCCACAATTTTTGTCAAGATGAAAAGACTTACCTGCATCATTTCCCTGAACTTTATAATCCTTTCTTCCTGGGCTTGTTCATGTATTGGCATTCATCCAATCAACCTTGCCAGCCTATATGCCGATCAGGTCGTTGTCGCCAAAATCAGTCCCCAAAGACCCTATTCCAATGCCATCGAAGTCAAGATAACACAAGTCCTCAAAGGAACTGCCGAGCTTAAGGGCCAAGCGGTTCTCTTATGGCAAGATTTCTTTGAGTGTTCTTCTCTTCCACGCATAGATAGCAGTCAAGAATTTGTGTTTGCCTTTGATCGAATCGAGGAAGAATATTTAGTAGAATATTGGGCCAATAGCAAGGAATTGCAAACCGTATCGGATTCTAGCAGCTATAAAAATGTCCTGACAAAGCTGAAAGCACATCAACACTTTGGGCTTCCTGGCTGTAGCGTTTCCTATATTAAAATGGAAGCTCAAATGGAAGTTGTACTTGCCCGCAAATACAAGCCGAAAAAAAACAGAATCATCCTTCGTACGAGAAAAAGAAAATTAAGCCGGGAGGATTTCATCCAATACCTCAAAAATTTGGAGAAGATCTAATCTGATGAGAATTCTCATTTTGTCAGCTAATGAAAAGATAGCTGCCGTTAATATTTTGTATATTACACCCGCTATAATAACTTACTAAAAAATGCCCGGGAGACAGAACGAATAATGCCTGAACAGCCTTAGCTGATCGGTTTTTCGAATCTGCGACACTTCCCTAAAAAGTGTCAATCCCCCAAATCACACCTACTATTATGAAAAAACAAGCCATTGTAACTGGAGGAACCAGAGGAATTGGCAAGGAAATTTGCAGGCAACTCCTGGAGAAAAACTACCATGTGCTCTTCATTGGAAGAGATAAACAAGCAGGAGCCGAAATAGAACAAGAGTTCCAACAAGCCTTCCCTGATCTAAATGCAAATTATCTCTATGGCGATCTAGGCAGCATTGCCTCTTGCAAAAAACTGGCCGCCGACCTTCAATCTCAGTTCGAAAAAATTGACCTCCTGATCAACAATGCCGGAATATGGCCTACCCAGCTTAGCACCAATCCTGATGGACTTGAAATAGCCTTTATGGTCAACCATCTTGCCCCACTCATCCTCACAGAAGCTTTGCTTCCCAATATTCAGAAAGCAGAAAACGCTAGAATTGTCAATGTAAATGCCGGCCTCTACCCCAAAGGAAAAGTTTCTGTAGAGGAAACCCCTTATGGCAAGGATTTTCACAAGATCAAGACCTATTGCAATACCAAACTTTGCAACATACTGGCAACCTTGGAGATAGCGGAGAAACTGGAAGGAAGTGGAACCACCATCAATGCTTTGCATCCCGGTGTCATAAAAACAGGACTCGGAGATTTTGGAGGATTTATGGGACTCTTATTGAACTTCGTAAAGCGTTTCTGGAAAAGTCCTTCTCAGGGGGCAGAAGCTCCCGTATGGCTAGCAACAGCAGCGGAAATAAATGGAGTAAATGGAAAATATTATGATGAAAAAAAGCTGGAGGAAATTACCGGCCAGGCGACCGATGCTGAAATAAGAAAAAGTATGTGGAACAAAAGTCTCGAATTGGCAGGAATAGATTGGAAGTAAGGATGGAGCATTATGGAATGGGAAGTGCAAGGGTATTATAAAAACCCGGACGAATTAGCTCCTTCCTGGCATGTGGACTGTTCGTGTGATTTTATTGAGGAAGTGGAAGCATACGGGCAAAAAAATCTTCTGGATGTGGGAGATACTGCTGAGGTAGAAATCTTCTTTGGAAATACCGGGCTGGAATTATTCCGGGGAATTTTCTACATGCCTGAAGCTGGAAAAGGAAAAGTAGCAGAAGAACAATTAAAGTCATTTATCGAAAAGTATGTTGAAGACGAAAAAGGATAGGTATTTTTTCATCCTTCACAGCCTTTTATTACTCCTTGTCTTGCTAGGGTTTGCGCCAAGCTTTTACCTGCGTCCATTGAGCAATCAAGCTGCATTGCCTTTCCATCTCCTGATCCATGGAATCAGCTGTACCAGCTGGTTTATCCTCTGTTTACTCCAGGTATATTTAATTCAAAGCCATCGAACACTATCTCACAAAAAACTTGGAACTTCTGCAAGTATCCTCGCGCCTGCAATCTTCCTTAGTGGTCTTTGGGTGATGTACCATCGGATACAAAATTTTTATGTAAAAAACGGAAATGATCTGTCAGGAAGGCTGGACTATCGCGAATTTGAGAGCATGCTGATCTGGGGAGATATTTTTGTACTTATCTCCTTTCTACTCCTGGTTTATCTGGGATATCGATTTCGGCAAAAGATTCATCATCACAAGCGATATATGCTTTTCGCTTCGATCATGATTGTTCCTCAGGCATTTGTACGGATCGGAAAGCTTCCTTTTTTACAGTTGGGAGATGATCCCGGGGCCAGTGGGAGTATCTATGCAGTCCTGGGTCCGGTTTTGATCTTGCTCTCTTTGATTTTCTATGATAGAAAAACATTGGGGAAAGTGCATCCCGTAACCAAATTGTCCTGGGGCTGGTATATAGGCTTATTAGCAATTGCGACCCTCCTGATGCGAACTGGTTGGGGAGCAGATATACTGGAAGTATTTCAATAAATGATTCCTCTTGATATGAAAGCCTTTCTTTCTCAGATATACAAAGTAGAAGATGACATATTCGAGGCATACATTTCTCACTGGAAAGCTTTCGAATTACCCAAAAAGACCATCATGACTGCTCCGGGAGAGACCGAGCGCTTCATGTATTATGTAAAAGAAGGAATCCAGAAATCCTATTACCTCAGTGGAAATAAACAGCATGTGATCGCTTTCGCCTATGCTCCTTCTTTTAGCGGAATCCCCGAATCTTTCTTTACCCAAACTCCTTCTCGCTATTACCTGGAAACGATCACGGATAGTACATTTCTTCGCATTCCCTATGACAAACATCAGGAACTCATGCAGAAGTACCGCCCCATAGAAACCCTTTTTAGAAAAGCTACAGAAATCTTCCTCACAGGTGTCATCCAACGCCAACATGAACTCATGGCTTTTGACCTCGAAACCCGCTTCAAAACTTTCGTCAAAAGAAGTCCCCATCTGCTCAATATGGTTTCCCAAAAAGACCTTGCCTCCTACCTACGTATGGACGCTACCAATTTCAGCAAATTGATGAACAGCATTCACATTTAATCTTCAGATATCATGAATCAGCTTAAGTGGTTTGACAGGAAATTTAATTTTGAGCATACGCAAAATATCCTTCCTTCGGTCATGGAAAGATTGAGATTGACCCCATTAGGCCTGGCCGCTACCATAGAAAGAGTGCCACAGGAAGTACTGGTTCAAAAAGCGGAAGGCAAATGGTCCATCCTGGAAAACATCGGACACTTGTTGGATTTGGAAAGCATTTGGCAAGGAAGATTGGAAGATATCTTAGCGGGCAAAAAGTACCTGCGTGAAGCAGATCTTTCCAATACCAAAACCCATGAAGCCCAACACAATCTCAAGGATGCTGAGGTACTGTTAGAAGCATTTAGAGAAAGTCGAACAAAGACCGTGATGGAGCTAGAGAAATTGGATGAAACAGATGTTTTCAAATCCGCCCTTCATCCCCGTCTGCAACAGCCCATGCGAACCCAGGATTTATTCCTCTTTGTCGCAGAGCATGATGTTCACCATCTGGCAGAAATCACCTATCTAAAACGGAGCTTGCGTTCCTAAGCCTGTTAACAAATCAAGGCCTGCTTCGTCTTCCGGGAAATAACCTAATTCCACGGATATGCGAAACCTATTATTGCTAACTTTTATTCTCCTCTTCCCTCTATCCATTCATGCCCAAAGCCTCTCTTCTCAGGATAGCATTCAGCTAGTATTTGAGAAAATTTTTGAGAATCTCGAAGCAGATTACCTGTTCAGGAAACAGGTAGATTGGCGAAAATGGAAAACAGATATTTATCCAAAGGCCCTTCAGGCAAACAGTCTTGAGGATGCGCTTAGCTACAGTACGCAATTATTTGACAGCATCGGATGCAATCATTGCATGATATTTTCCAGCAATGGTTTTTTCCAAAGCAGCTTGAATAAAAACTTGCAACAGGAAGATTTTAGCCGAAATTTTCTATTAAAATATGAGAAAGAACCCGGCTTCGAAACAAAGATCATCCAGGATTCCTATGGCTATGTCCTCATCCCGGGTATGCTACTTCTGGATGCGGATAGAGATTCTCTGGATCGGGTCGCCCAACATATGTATAATGAGATTCTAGCATTGAGTGAAGGTAGAGAAATCAAGGGCTGGATCATCGATCTTCGTTTCAACATTGGGGGAAATGTCTATCCCATGCTCGCAGCCCTCTATCACCTCCTGGGGGATGCAGTAGCCTATACGGAACTGGATGAGAACAGTAAATTGATTCAAAAGAATCATTTAGAGGCCGGTGCATTTTATACCGCCGAAAAAGAATTGGTCAAAGTGAATCCTGCCGAGCTCCCGGATCTCAAAACTCCGATTGCAATTATTACAGGTAAACTCACCGGAAGTGCGGGAGAGGATGTCGCCATTGCGTTTAAAGGCAGAGAAAACACCCTTTTTCTAGGCGAAGAAAGCTATGGCTTTTTAACGGGAAATGAGATGGTAGAAATCTCTTATGATGCAAAAATGGCCTTTACCACCTGCTTTATAGCGGATAAATACCATGTGTACAGAGAGACCGTCAAACCAGACAATCTTATCGAAAAAGGAGATAATTTCGATCAACTTGAAGAAGACGCAAATGTGATTCGCGCCCTGCAATATTTTAATTCATGGGAAAAAGACTGATCTTGGGAAAAGCAGCTGTTGGCTGTTTAACGTTCCCGGATCAATGAACATCTTTACTTCTGATAAAGAGAAAAAACTATGGAGGAGGGTATTCCTTGTCCTGGCAGCCATTTATCTCAGCCTGGGATTTGCAGGCAGTCTTGTCAATTGGTTGGAGGACAAAGGTTTGCTGACTACCGGATTCATACTTGCTTTTGGACTGGTCTCTGCTGCAGTTCTTGGAAGTGTTATCAAACGTAAGTTGGGAGGGGTAGAAATCTGGCTCTTATTGGGAATCATAGGTGTCTATACTTTCCTGATCGTTCGTTTGGGAATCAGTCCCATTGAGCGCACGCATTTATTTGAGTACGGATTATTGGCCATACTGATAAAAGAAGCACTGACAGAAAGAAACGTCCAGCTTCCCAATAGTCCCTCTCCCTGGCTGGGAGCCTTTATACTCACCACACTCTTCGGGGCCCTGGATGAAGGAATACAATACTTCTTTCCCGATCGGGTATTTGACCTGAGAGATATCCTCTTCAATACCCTGGCAGCTTTTATGGCCTTAGTCGCACATTTTATCCTACTTTGGGGGAAAGAAAAGTTTTCAGCAAGGAATTCAGCTTAGGGAAATTGGCAAAAATGCAGGGATCATGTATTTTCATTCTTTAGCCCCATAAGTCTCACACAATGAAAAACATCCTCTCGATTCTCCTCCTGTATTTACCCTTTTCCTTATTGGCACAAAATTCTCAAACCCACGGATGGGTCTTTGAGGATAAAAACAGAAATGGAATTCGGGATACAGGTGAGGCAGGTATTGCCGGAGTAAGCATTTCCGACCAGCATAAGGTAGTACAAACAAATGCACAGGGATTTTTTCGCATAGAAAGCAGCCTCGATTTCCCCTACCTCTTTATCAGCATGCCTGAGGGATACAGCGGGAAATTCTATTATCCAAAAGCCTCAGAGCAAAACTTCCCCCTGACAAAAACGGAAAAGCAAGACCATTTTTTCTTTATCCATGCTTCAGACACCCATATAGATTCTGCCAATTTGCCTCGTATGCTCCACTTCCGAAAGATGGCAGAGGAATTGAATCCTGCTTTCATCATAATTACCGGTGATTTGGTTAGGGACGCCTTGCGGGTGGATGAAAAAATAGCCAGCGCCTATTATGAGATGTATGTAGAGGAAATTGAAAAATTTTCCATGCCTGTGTTCAGTGGAGTGGGAAATCATGAAATTTTCGGGATAGAGCGAGACAAATCCCTGGTAAGTCAAAAACATCCTTTATATGGAAAAGGCATGTATCGACATTACCTTGGCCCCAATTACTACTCCTTCAATTATGGTGGGTTGCATTTCATTTCTATAGATGGTGTAGACTACCAGAATCTTTATTATTTCGGAGGTGTAGATTCGGTTCAGCTGGATTGGTTGGAAAATGATTTGAGTTTTGTAGAGGAAAGCAAAGGTGTCATTACTTTCAACCATATTCCTTTTGTCTCTCCGGGATTTTCCTTTCAGAATTTTGATTCCCATCTTTTTTACGGCCCGGTCCTTCTCAAACAGAAGGGGAAACTGGAACACCGGCATATTGTCTACAATTATGAAGAGGTAAAAAAACGAATCGGTGATCGCCCATTTCCCTTTGCATTGTCTGGGCATTATCATGCCGTTCAGGAAGGAAATATTTTCACCTATCCCACAACTTTTGCCCAAACTTCAGCCATTTCCGGGCCAGACAGCTTCCCTTTTCAGGGACATGTGGTTAAGTCAGGCTTTACATTATATGAGGTAAAAGAAGGAAAGATTATCAGGAGCGAATTTATTCCCCTGAATTTGCCCTAGATTATTCAACACAAACAAAAAGAGATGCAATTTGACAAGGACCTCGCTTCCGAACATCGCGAGCTTTTTTTAGCAGCCCGCGAACTTTTACTTTCTTTTGAGGGAGTAGTAGAAACCAAAAAGCCACGCATCACTACCTACTCCAATCAAAAAGGAGGCATTTGCCATATGAGGACCATGTCCTATGGAAAAGATTTCGGATTTCTGAAAGGCGCTCGTATGGAAGATAAGTATGGCAGTCTGACAGGCAAAGGAAAATCCATCCGTGTACTCCCTCAAAAAGGAAGCCTTGAGGAAGAGAAAATTCGATATTATTTGGAGCAGGCTATCAGGATAAACTCTCAGAAAAAGGCCAAATAATCCAAATGGTATTTACTAGAATCTTTTTTGAATCTGGATTTTCTCATTGATTAGATTGCCTATATCATCCTCAATCTGCAGCACATAAACCCCTGGTATAAATGCACTCACATTTAATTGAAATATAGGTGATGTGATTTTCTCTTCCAATAAGATTTTTCCGTCTATCTGATAAAAGCGAAAAGCCTCCAAAGGTCGATTCTCTTTGTGAGAAACAGTAAGTAAACCATTAGCAGGATTGGGATAAACTTCAAGAGGAGAAGCTACTAGCTCCTCAACTCCGACAATCTGTCTGTCTGAGTATTTGGCGATAAAAATGTTTGAATGGTTACTTGCAGAAAGGTTAACGCTTCCAGGAGAAGGATCAAAATCTACTGTATCAGTGATTTCTCCAGTTATATAGACATATCCATTTTGGTCTGCATTAATACCGTAGCCATTATTGTTAGTTTTTCCGGAAAGCTCAAATTCCCACAATAGATTCCCATTTGGATTTCTTTTCTGCACCAGAATGTCCTGGTGATAAATAAATGGATAGGTAGAATCCGGGGATATCTTGTAAAAATTCCCGGAAATATAAGAATTCCCCAATGCATCGACAGAAAGGCCATATACTCTGTCATCAAGTCCACCTCCCATTCGCTCTGCCCAAATCAAATCTCCCTTAGGGCTTAATTTCTGCAGAAACATATCTTCATATCCTACTGCACTTAAAAAAGTAGTATCGGGCCCTGGATGAAAATCTGTTTTGCCTGAGAAAAAACCCCCTACAAATAGGTTCCCTCTTAAATCCGATTCCAGACTTAATGGAAGATATTTGATTGCTTTTGCCCAAAGAAATTGCCCGTGCTTATTTAATTTCTGGATATAGGCATTTCCTGAATTACCATTCCCCAAAAAATAGCTTCCAGAGCCAGGATCCATATCTACCCTTCCTTGGATATATCCTGAACTATACACGTTCCCAAATGGATCTACTGTCATCGCATAACTATTATCATCTTCATAACCGCCGAAAGACCTGATCCAAAGATGATCGCCACTTTTATCAAGTTTCCATATAAAATTATCCATACGTCCATTTGAACAAGGATTCTCAATCCAGTTTTGAGTGTCAAGGATTATACAATCAGAATATGATCCGCTAAGGTAAATGTTGCCTTCTTTGTCCATATCCATATCTCCAAATATTGAATATGTCGCGGGAAGAATTTTAGTCCAAACAATCTCCCCTTCAGGGTTCAGTTTTTGCAATGTCGTAGATAAAATCCAGCGAGACCCACAGGTAAAAACATTCAAAGAATCATCAACAAAAACTCTATAAGTTGGATATCTATACAAAGTGCTGTACAATATACGTACCCAACACAAATTCCCTTCAGCATCTAGTTTTTGAACAAATGCACTTCCTATAGTAGGGTCAGCACTTACCATATGAGTATCAGGTCCCGGATCAAAATCAACGGTTCCCTTAAACCTACCGGTGATATACACATTTCCTAGCTTATCAGTTGTTACAAAACTGGACAGGTCATTATCTTCATCACCAAAAGAGTGAGCCCAAACAAGGTTTTGCCCTGAGGTTTCAAGGATGATAGTGGTGAACAGAATCAAGAAAATGCAGATAGGTCTCATGACAGAAGCTTAACGAAGTGTACGCAATATTCTAACGCTAATTCCATACAAGAGGTAATTCCTCAAAATAAAAATTCTGAAAACTGTTCGCCTGATTAAATCGTACAAAGACTGTAAGAAAGACACCTCTCTCCCAACTAATACTATACACCACAAGAACTAATTTTCTATTCAATGGAAAAGGAACTTTTAGCCTTTATGAGCCAGTACGTCGAACTGGATGCTCGTGAAGAGGAAATCTTTCTCTCAAGTCTCAATTTCCAGCACTTCAAAAAAGGGAGCTTTTTGCTTAAAAAAGGAGAAATAGCCCAGCACTGCTTTTTTGTTGTCAAGGGCTGTGTCAGGAAGTATTACGTCATGGGAGGTGAAGAAAAGACCACCGCCTTTTATACAGAGTACCAACCCATCAATCCCATCAGCCTCATGACCCAGGAACCTTCCTCCTACTATTTGGCTTGTACGGAAGATTGCATTTTGTCTGTGGGAGATCAGGAGAAAACCGACGAACTTTTCCGCGAAGTTCCCAAGTTTGATTTGCTCGCCCGGGAGTTCAGTAGCCAGATGATGGTCGAACAGGAAATCATGTTTGATGATTACCACAACCTCGATCCGGAAATGCGCTATGTAAAACTCATGGACAAACGGCCGGACCTCCTTCAAAGAGTCCCCCAATACCAGCTTGCCAGCTATTTGGGCATCAAGCCGGAATCCCTAAGTCGTATCAGAAAAAGGATACGTGAAAGAGAGCAAGTGGCATAAGCATACCAATGGTGTTCAACTAAACGTGCGAGGGCCATCAAAATTCGGTGTTCGGGGCCGGACAGAGCCAGGCTTTAGAATTTTGACGGTTTTTGCGCCCCTTTTTTCCGTAAAAAAGGGGCAAACCCCTTATGATGTAGACCCTTAAAAAGAACAAAAACTTAAATCATTTCTTAACTCAAATCAATGAAATTCATATTTGAGAAAAGTATTTTTGAATTCGTGAGCATTACACATTTGTAATCCTTTCGTCTACTTTACGTCAAACACAGATTCATGAAGATTCTCATTCTCAAAACAGACCTCCAGGATGACGAGGCCGTGGATCAGGTTCAAGATCTCCTGAATAGTCACCCTGACATTGCAAAATGGACCGTGGATACCGAAGACATCGACAAGGTGTTACGTATCGAAGCCAAAGATGAATTATCCTATGATGAGGTAATCGCTATGGTAAATTATCAGAACT includes:
- a CDS encoding SBBP repeat-containing protein, which codes for MRPICIFLILFTTIILETSGQNLVWAHSFGDEDNDLSSFVTTDKLGNVYITGRFKGTVDFDPGPDTHMVSADPTIGSAFVQKLDAEGNLCWVRILYSTLYRYPTYRVFVDDSLNVFTCGSRWILSTTLQKLNPEGEIVWTKILPATYSIFGDMDMDKEGNIYLSGSYSDCIILDTQNWIENPCSNGRMDNFIWKLDKSGDHLWIRSFGGYEDDNSYAMTVDPFGNVYSSGYIQGRVDMDPGSGSYFLGNGNSGNAYIQKLNKHGQFLWAKAIKYLPLSLESDLRGNLFVGGFFSGKTDFHPGPDTTFLSAVGYEDMFLQKLSPKGDLIWAERMGGGLDDRVYGLSVDALGNSYISGNFYKISPDSTYPFIYHQDILVQKRNPNGNLLWEFELSGKTNNNGYGINADQNGYVYITGEITDTVDFDPSPGSVNLSASNHSNIFIAKYSDRQIVGVEELVASPLEVYPNPANGLLTVSHKENRPLEAFRFYQIDGKILLEEKITSPIFQLNVSAFIPGVYVLQIEDDIGNLINEKIQIQKRF
- a CDS encoding cyclic nucleotide-binding domain-containing protein; its protein translation is MKAFLSQIYKVEDDIFEAYISHWKAFELPKKTIMTAPGETERFMYYVKEGIQKSYYLSGNKQHVIAFAYAPSFSGIPESFFTQTPSRYYLETITDSTFLRIPYDKHQELMQKYRPIETLFRKATEIFLTGVIQRQHELMAFDLETRFKTFVKRSPHLLNMVSQKDLASYLRMDATNFSKLMNSIHI
- a CDS encoding DinB family protein; the encoded protein is MNQLKWFDRKFNFEHTQNILPSVMERLRLTPLGLAATIERVPQEVLVQKAEGKWSILENIGHLLDLESIWQGRLEDILAGKKYLREADLSNTKTHEAQHNLKDAEVLLEAFRESRTKTVMELEKLDETDVFKSALHPRLQQPMRTQDLFLFVAEHDVHHLAEITYLKRSLRS
- a CDS encoding SDR family NAD(P)-dependent oxidoreductase; translated protein: MKKQAIVTGGTRGIGKEICRQLLEKNYHVLFIGRDKQAGAEIEQEFQQAFPDLNANYLYGDLGSIASCKKLAADLQSQFEKIDLLINNAGIWPTQLSTNPDGLEIAFMVNHLAPLILTEALLPNIQKAENARIVNVNAGLYPKGKVSVEETPYGKDFHKIKTYCNTKLCNILATLEIAEKLEGSGTTINALHPGVIKTGLGDFGGFMGLLLNFVKRFWKSPSQGAEAPVWLATAAEINGVNGKYYDEKKLEEITGQATDAEIRKSMWNKSLELAGIDWK
- a CDS encoding VanZ family protein, whose protein sequence is MNIFTSDKEKKLWRRVFLVLAAIYLSLGFAGSLVNWLEDKGLLTTGFILAFGLVSAAVLGSVIKRKLGGVEIWLLLGIIGVYTFLIVRLGISPIERTHLFEYGLLAILIKEALTERNVQLPNSPSPWLGAFILTTLFGALDEGIQYFFPDRVFDLRDILFNTLAAFMALVAHFILLWGKEKFSARNSA
- a CDS encoding metallophosphoesterase, whose protein sequence is MKNILSILLLYLPFSLLAQNSQTHGWVFEDKNRNGIRDTGEAGIAGVSISDQHKVVQTNAQGFFRIESSLDFPYLFISMPEGYSGKFYYPKASEQNFPLTKTEKQDHFFFIHASDTHIDSANLPRMLHFRKMAEELNPAFIIITGDLVRDALRVDEKIASAYYEMYVEEIEKFSMPVFSGVGNHEIFGIERDKSLVSQKHPLYGKGMYRHYLGPNYYSFNYGGLHFISIDGVDYQNLYYFGGVDSVQLDWLENDLSFVEESKGVITFNHIPFVSPGFSFQNFDSHLFYGPVLLKQKGKLEHRHIVYNYEEVKKRIGDRPFPFALSGHYHAVQEGNIFTYPTTFAQTSAISGPDSFPFQGHVVKSGFTLYEVKEGKIIRSEFIPLNLP
- a CDS encoding Crp/Fnr family transcriptional regulator; translation: MEKELLAFMSQYVELDAREEEIFLSSLNFQHFKKGSFLLKKGEIAQHCFFVVKGCVRKYYVMGGEEKTTAFYTEYQPINPISLMTQEPSSYYLACTEDCILSVGDQEKTDELFREVPKFDLLAREFSSQMMVEQEIMFDDYHNLDPEMRYVKLMDKRPDLLQRVPQYQLASYLGIKPESLSRIRKRIREREQVA
- a CDS encoding DUF1801 domain-containing protein, coding for MQFDKDLASEHRELFLAARELLLSFEGVVETKKPRITTYSNQKGGICHMRTMSYGKDFGFLKGARMEDKYGSLTGKGKSIRVLPQKGSLEEEKIRYYLEQAIRINSQKKAK
- a CDS encoding S41 family peptidase; translation: MRNLLLLTFILLFPLSIHAQSLSSQDSIQLVFEKIFENLEADYLFRKQVDWRKWKTDIYPKALQANSLEDALSYSTQLFDSIGCNHCMIFSSNGFFQSSLNKNLQQEDFSRNFLLKYEKEPGFETKIIQDSYGYVLIPGMLLLDADRDSLDRVAQHMYNEILALSEGREIKGWIIDLRFNIGGNVYPMLAALYHLLGDAVAYTELDENSKLIQKNHLEAGAFYTAEKELVKVNPAELPDLKTPIAIITGKLTGSAGEDVAIAFKGRENTLFLGEESYGFLTGNEMVEISYDAKMAFTTCFIADKYHVYRETVKPDNLIEKGDNFDQLEEDANVIRALQYFNSWEKD